From the genome of Hydrogenovibrio kuenenii DSM 12350:
CGTCGTGATGAAATGCAACAAACCATGAGAACGCGTTATGAAGTAACTCGTTCTATGCGCCGTTATCTTGATGACAATGACTTTATGGATATTGAAACACCAATCTTGACCAAATCAACACCAGAAGGTGCGCGTGATTATTTGGTGCCAAGTCGTACTCATCAAAACAAATTCTTTGCTTTACCTCAGTCGCCGCAGTTGTTTAAACAATTGTTGATGATGTCAGGCTTCGATCGCTACTATCAAATCACGCGTTGTTTCCGTGATGAAGATTTGCGTGCGGATCGTCAGCCAGAATTTACTCAGTTGGATATCGAAACTTCTTTCATGACAGAAGAAGAAGTCATGGATATGATGGAAGGGTTGGCGAAAACCATTTTCCGTGAAGCGGTTGATGTGAATTTTGATTATGACTTCCCACGCATGCCTTACTCAGAAGCTATTGAAAAGTACGGTATTGACCGTCCAGATTTGCGTATTCCATTGCAATTGGTTGATGTTGCGGATTTACTGCAAGATATCGAATTTAAAGTATTCTCTGGTCCAGCAAAAGACCCTATGGGACGTGTTGCAGCACTTAGAGTTCCTCAAGGCGGTAAACTGTCTCGTAAAGAAATTGATGATTACACCAAATTTGTCAGTATCTACGGTGCGAAAGGTTTGGCTTACATCAAAGTGAATGATTTGTCTGCAGGGCTTGATGGATTGCAATCACCAATCGTTAAGTTCTTCCCTGAACAAGCAATGGAAATCATGAGTCGTGTTGGCGCGGAAGATGGTGACATCGTTTTCTTCGGTGCGGACAACGCGAAAATCGTTAACGAAGCGCTGGGTGCATTGCGTTGCAAACTGGGTGAAGACCTAGGCATGATTGAAAAAGAATGGGCGCCAGTTTGGGTTG
Proteins encoded in this window:
- the aspS gene encoding aspartate--tRNA ligase; the protein is MRTHYCGQVTEVLEGQKVTVAGWVHRRRDHGGVIFIDLRDRSGLVQVVVNPDDADKFAKAERVRSEYVLKVEGQVCARTPETINPKMVTGKVEIVAESIEILSASDPIPFQLDDKHISEEVRLVYRYLDLRRDEMQQTMRTRYEVTRSMRRYLDDNDFMDIETPILTKSTPEGARDYLVPSRTHQNKFFALPQSPQLFKQLLMMSGFDRYYQITRCFRDEDLRADRQPEFTQLDIETSFMTEEEVMDMMEGLAKTIFREAVDVNFDYDFPRMPYSEAIEKYGIDRPDLRIPLQLVDVADLLQDIEFKVFSGPAKDPMGRVAALRVPQGGKLSRKEIDDYTKFVSIYGAKGLAYIKVNDLSAGLDGLQSPIVKFFPEQAMEIMSRVGAEDGDIVFFGADNAKIVNEALGALRCKLGEDLGMIEKEWAPVWVVDFPMFEMDEKTARLTAIHHPFTQPKATTEEILNHDKPEQMLSRAYDLVINGIEVGGGSVRIHDTNMQAAVLKMLGISDEEANEKFGFLLNALKYGCPPHAGMAFGLDRLVMLMANRDSIRDVIAFPKTQSAACMLTEAPGLVDDGQLMDLALRFRKPVKD